In a genomic window of uncultured Flavobacterium sp.:
- a CDS encoding DUF3098 domain-containing protein → MKNNTNTTEQPQKQEFLFDGINYKILLIGIGVIALGFILMSGGGSDNPNVFNEDVFSFRRIRLAPTTVLIGFGITIYSIFKKSK, encoded by the coding sequence ATGAAAAACAATACTAATACTACAGAACAACCGCAAAAACAAGAATTCCTTTTTGACGGTATCAACTACAAAATTCTTTTAATTGGAATTGGAGTTATCGCCTTAGGTTTCATCCTAATGTCTGGCGGAGGAAGCGATAATCCGAATGTTTTTAATGAAGATGTTTTTAGTTTTAGACGTATTCGTTTAGCTCCAACAACTGTTTTGATTGGTTTTGGAATCACTATTTATTCTATTTTCAAAAAATCTAAATAG
- a CDS encoding LysR family transcriptional regulator produces MSNTKKYSIEVRLWIEETEGPFLGIGKIWLLENIRKTGSITNAAKEMKMAYRQAWQLVEEMNQRAESPLVEKLLGGKGGGGAKLTEAGEKAITIFYEVEKRIKDFALKETQNLKF; encoded by the coding sequence ATGAGTAATACTAAAAAATATTCAATTGAAGTTCGCCTTTGGATTGAAGAAACTGAAGGTCCATTTTTAGGAATTGGAAAAATCTGGTTGCTCGAAAATATTCGGAAAACGGGATCTATTACAAACGCTGCAAAAGAAATGAAAATGGCTTACAGACAAGCCTGGCAATTAGTTGAAGAAATGAATCAACGCGCCGAAAGTCCTTTGGTAGAAAAATTACTTGGCGGAAAAGGCGGCGGCGGCGCAAAACTGACAGAAGCCGGAGAAAAAGCAATAACCATTTTCTATGAAGTCGAAAAACGCATTAAAGATTTTGCTTTAAAAGAAACCCAGAATTTGAAATTTTAA
- a CDS encoding thioredoxin family protein yields the protein MKSIVAKALFHSYSYAEYRKLVTDLLSEGKSTGSEQSESLTHYTSLNEVRMNRLEKTIKISEEVISKLQNLDNHYIWLVISEGWCGDAAQILPIIEKMAHESNKKIDLRIVLRDQNDDLMNHYLTNGGRAIPKLIVICKEAGIVRADWGPRPKGATELITNYKKEFGVIDEKIKTDLQLWYLADKGVSVQKELVEIMENIKYNRL from the coding sequence ATGAAAAGTATTGTAGCCAAAGCATTATTCCACAGTTATTCTTATGCAGAATATAGAAAATTAGTTACTGATTTATTGTCTGAAGGAAAATCAACAGGAAGCGAACAATCTGAAAGTTTAACGCATTATACAAGCCTGAATGAAGTCAGAATGAATCGGTTAGAAAAAACAATCAAGATTTCTGAAGAAGTAATTTCAAAACTACAAAACTTAGACAACCATTACATTTGGCTCGTAATATCTGAAGGTTGGTGTGGCGACGCTGCTCAAATATTACCTATTATTGAGAAAATGGCGCATGAATCGAATAAAAAGATAGATCTTAGAATTGTACTTCGCGATCAGAATGACGATTTAATGAATCATTATCTAACGAATGGCGGAAGAGCGATACCAAAACTTATCGTAATTTGTAAAGAAGCCGGAATTGTTCGTGCAGATTGGGGACCAAGACCAAAAGGCGCAACTGAATTAATCACAAACTATAAAAAAGAGTTTGGAGTTATTGACGAAAAAATCAAAACCGACTTACAATTATGGTATTTGGCAGATAAAGGAGTTTCTGTTCAGAAAGAATTGGTTGAAATAATGGAGAATATCAAATATAATCGATTATAA
- a CDS encoding molybdopterin-dependent oxidoreductase, which yields MKTKNYFFVLFIAFTCVMCNSSKKEDKIIIEKTTSTEKEHHHALSAADSLKLVNHEIEVKGDVEFPLHLTVDSLQKMKVATISNFKIIGKDGSVKKDDKICKGVLLKDILEKAKIKQNGHKDRNFYIVARASDDYKATFSWAEIFNNPTGENTYVLFEENGKPVKNGEMILICKNDIKTGPRHVYWLKTIEVYKVK from the coding sequence ATGAAAACAAAAAACTATTTCTTCGTTCTCTTCATTGCATTTACTTGTGTAATGTGTAATTCTTCAAAAAAAGAAGATAAAATTATTATCGAAAAAACTACTTCTACAGAAAAAGAACATCATCACGCACTTTCTGCCGCTGATAGTCTAAAGCTTGTAAATCATGAAATCGAAGTAAAAGGCGATGTTGAATTTCCGCTACATTTAACGGTTGATTCTTTGCAAAAAATGAAAGTTGCCACAATTTCAAATTTCAAAATAATTGGAAAAGATGGTTCTGTAAAAAAAGACGATAAAATTTGTAAAGGTGTTCTATTGAAAGATATTTTAGAGAAAGCCAAAATCAAACAAAACGGTCATAAAGATCGAAATTTCTATATTGTCGCAAGAGCTTCAGACGATTATAAAGCGACATTTTCGTGGGCAGAAATTTTCAATAATCCAACCGGAGAAAACACTTATGTTCTTTTTGAAGAAAACGGAAAACCGGTTAAAAATGGAGAAATGATTTTGATTTGTAAAAACGATATTAAAACTGGGCCACGTCATGTTTATTGGCTCAAAACTATTGAAGTTTATAAGGTCAAATAG
- the pyrH gene encoding UMP kinase — MKYKRILLKLSGEALMGDLQYGIDPKRLAEYAEEIKQIHSKGVEIAIVIGGGNIFRGVAGASAGMDRVQGDYMGMLATVINGMALQGALEDRGMKTRLQTALKMESIAEPYIKRRADRHLEKGRIVIFGAGTGNPYFTTDTAAVLRGIEINADVILKGTRVDGVYDCDPEKNASAVKFDFISFDDVLKKGLNVMDTTAFTLSQENKLPIVVFDMNKIGNLLKICEGENIGTVVNV, encoded by the coding sequence ATGAAATATAAAAGAATTCTTCTAAAACTTAGCGGCGAAGCCTTAATGGGTGATTTACAATACGGAATTGACCCTAAAAGATTAGCCGAATATGCTGAAGAAATTAAGCAAATTCACAGTAAAGGAGTAGAAATTGCTATTGTTATTGGAGGAGGAAATATTTTTAGAGGCGTTGCAGGTGCAAGCGCAGGTATGGATAGAGTACAAGGCGATTATATGGGAATGCTTGCAACCGTAATTAACGGAATGGCTTTACAAGGCGCACTTGAAGACAGAGGAATGAAAACGCGTTTACAAACTGCTTTGAAAATGGAATCTATTGCAGAACCATATATTAAAAGAAGAGCAGATCGTCACCTTGAAAAAGGAAGAATCGTAATTTTTGGAGCCGGAACCGGAAATCCATATTTCACAACTGATACTGCAGCGGTTTTAAGAGGAATCGAAATCAATGCTGATGTAATCCTAAAAGGAACTCGTGTTGATGGTGTTTACGATTGTGATCCGGAGAAAAATGCTTCGGCAGTAAAATTTGATTTCATTTCGTTTGACGATGTTCTTAAAAAAGGACTTAACGTAATGGATACAACTGCTTTCACTCTAAGCCAGGAAAACAAATTGCCAATCGTTGTTTTTGATATGAACAAAATTGGTAACCTTTTGAAAATCTGTGAAGGCGAAAACATAGGAACAGTAGTTAACGTATAA
- the truB gene encoding tRNA pseudouridine(55) synthase TruB, with product MTPEEYLEGQVLLIDKPLKWSSFQAVNKLKYLLINKVGLPKKFKIGHAGTLDPLATGLLLICTGKFTKRISELQGQAKEYTGTFYIGATTPSYDLETEIDETFPTSHIDEALIHETVKQFLGEIDQKPPIFSAIKKDGVRLYEHARAGETVEIASRKTTIHEFEITRIALPEIDFRVVCSKGTYIRSLAFDFGKAMNSGSHLTVLRRTKIGDYDVKNAIDITLFEESLNLK from the coding sequence ATGACACCTGAAGAATATTTAGAAGGACAAGTTTTATTGATTGACAAACCTTTAAAATGGAGTTCGTTTCAAGCTGTCAATAAATTAAAATACCTTTTGATTAATAAAGTTGGACTTCCAAAAAAGTTCAAAATTGGTCACGCCGGAACTTTAGATCCTTTGGCAACCGGATTATTATTGATTTGTACAGGAAAATTTACCAAAAGAATTTCGGAACTTCAAGGTCAAGCCAAAGAATATACGGGAACTTTTTATATTGGAGCCACTACTCCATCTTATGATTTGGAAACTGAAATCGATGAGACTTTTCCAACTTCTCATATTGATGAAGCTTTAATTCACGAAACGGTAAAACAATTTCTAGGCGAAATTGATCAAAAACCACCTATTTTTTCTGCGATTAAAAAAGATGGCGTTCGTTTATACGAACATGCCCGCGCAGGAGAAACGGTAGAAATTGCAAGCAGAAAAACAACCATACACGAATTTGAAATTACCCGAATTGCATTACCCGAAATTGATTTTAGAGTAGTTTGCAGTAAAGGAACTTATATTCGCTCTCTGGCTTTTGATTTTGGAAAAGCGATGAATTCAGGTTCGCACTTAACGGTTTTACGCCGAACTAAAATTGGCGATTATGACGTAAAAAATGCAATTGATATTACTTTATTTGAAGAAAGTCTGAATCTGAAATAA
- the leuS gene encoding leucine--tRNA ligase, producing MKYNPNEIEEKWQKYWAENQTFAASNNSEKPKHYVLDMFPYPSGAGLHVGHPLGYIASDVYSRFKRHQGFNVLHPMGYDSFGLPAEQYAIQTGQRPEDTTRVNIDGGVDKEGKQIAGYRKQLDKIGFSFDWSREVRTSNPDYYKHTQWIFIQLFNSWYCKKQGQAFEISELVKVFEGEGNELVEAVCDDNVAIFTAAEWNSYSEDQKEKILLQYRMTYLAETEVNWCPGLGTVLANDEIVNGVSERGGYPVIRKKMTQWSMRISAYAERLLQGLNDIDWSESIKESQRNWIGKSVGALVKFNVKDHDEVIEVFTTRPDTIYGVTFMTLAPEHDLVAKITTPEQKEAVEAYIEKTAKRSERERMADVKTISGVFTGAYAEHPFTKEAIPVWIGDYVLAGYGTGAVMAVPCGDERDYAFANFFKAEKGMQEIKNIFANVDISEAAYGSKDNVEIANSDFLNGLNYKEATQAAITALEKIGQGSGKINYRLRDAVFSRQRYWGEPFPVYYVNGLPKMIDAQHLPIILPEVEKYLPTEDGLPPLGNAAVWAWDTKNNKVVNTDLVDHATIFPLELNTMPGWAGSSWYWMRYMDAHNENEFASKEALAYWESVDLYIGGSEHATGHLLYSRFWNKFLKDKGFAPTEEPFKKLINQGMILGTTAYVYRLEGTNTFVSKNKIEGQNVQPIRVDVHFVNSSDELNIEKFKAWREDFNTAEFILDENGKYVVGREVEKMSKSYYNVVTPDDICNEYGADTLRLYEMFLGPLEQAKPWNTAGISGVFGFLKKLWRLYFDENNGLIVNNDEPTKDNLKSLHKTIKKVAEDIESFSFNTSVSQFMICVNELSTQNCHSRAILEPLAILVSPYAPHIAEELWSQLGNTTSISEVPFPIFEAKHLVETNKEYPVSFNGKMRFTIELPLDLTKEQIEEIIMKDERTQKQLDGKTPNKVIIVPGKIINLVG from the coding sequence ATGAAATACAATCCAAACGAAATCGAAGAGAAATGGCAAAAATATTGGGCTGAAAACCAAACTTTTGCTGCAAGTAATAATTCTGAAAAACCGAAGCATTATGTTTTAGACATGTTTCCTTATCCGTCAGGAGCAGGACTTCACGTTGGGCATCCGCTGGGTTATATTGCTTCAGATGTATATTCTCGTTTCAAAAGACATCAGGGATTCAATGTTTTGCACCCAATGGGATACGACAGTTTTGGATTGCCTGCTGAACAATATGCAATACAAACCGGGCAACGTCCTGAAGATACAACACGCGTAAATATTGACGGTGGAGTTGATAAAGAAGGAAAACAAATTGCCGGATATAGAAAGCAATTAGATAAAATTGGTTTTTCATTTGATTGGAGCCGCGAAGTGAGAACTTCAAATCCTGATTATTACAAACATACACAATGGATTTTTATCCAATTATTTAATTCCTGGTATTGCAAAAAACAAGGACAGGCTTTTGAAATTTCAGAGCTTGTAAAAGTTTTTGAAGGAGAAGGAAACGAGTTAGTTGAAGCAGTTTGCGACGATAATGTTGCAATTTTTACTGCAGCTGAATGGAATTCTTATTCTGAAGATCAAAAAGAGAAAATCCTTTTGCAATACAGAATGACTTATTTGGCAGAAACAGAAGTAAACTGGTGTCCTGGTTTAGGAACTGTTTTGGCAAATGACGAAATTGTAAACGGAGTTTCTGAGCGAGGTGGATATCCTGTTATTCGTAAAAAAATGACACAATGGAGCATGCGAATTTCTGCTTATGCAGAACGTTTGTTGCAAGGTTTAAATGATATCGACTGGAGCGAATCTATAAAAGAATCACAAAGAAACTGGATTGGAAAATCTGTTGGTGCTTTAGTGAAATTTAATGTGAAAGATCATGATGAAGTAATCGAAGTTTTCACAACTCGTCCTGATACAATCTATGGCGTAACTTTTATGACTTTGGCGCCAGAGCATGATTTGGTTGCTAAAATTACAACTCCGGAACAAAAAGAAGCAGTTGAAGCTTATATCGAAAAAACAGCAAAACGTTCAGAGCGTGAGCGTATGGCCGATGTAAAAACTATTTCGGGAGTATTTACCGGAGCTTATGCAGAACATCCTTTTACAAAAGAAGCAATTCCGGTTTGGATTGGAGATTACGTTTTGGCAGGTTATGGAACTGGTGCTGTAATGGCGGTTCCTTGTGGAGACGAAAGAGATTATGCTTTTGCTAATTTCTTTAAAGCCGAAAAAGGAATGCAGGAAATCAAGAATATTTTTGCAAACGTTGATATTTCTGAAGCAGCTTATGGTTCTAAAGATAATGTCGAAATCGCAAATTCTGATTTCTTAAACGGATTAAATTATAAAGAAGCAACTCAGGCTGCAATTACGGCTTTAGAGAAAATAGGACAAGGAAGCGGAAAAATAAATTACCGCTTGCGCGATGCTGTTTTTTCTCGTCAGCGTTATTGGGGAGAACCTTTTCCGGTTTATTATGTAAATGGTTTGCCAAAGATGATTGATGCGCAGCATTTGCCAATTATCTTGCCTGAAGTAGAGAAATATTTACCAACCGAAGATGGTTTGCCTCCGTTAGGAAACGCAGCTGTTTGGGCTTGGGACACAAAAAATAATAAAGTTGTCAATACAGATTTAGTAGATCATGCAACGATTTTTCCATTAGAATTGAACACAATGCCAGGTTGGGCGGGAAGTTCATGGTATTGGATGCGTTACATGGATGCACATAACGAAAACGAATTTGCAAGCAAAGAAGCTTTAGCATATTGGGAAAGCGTTGATTTGTATATTGGAGGAAGCGAACATGCAACCGGACATTTATTGTATTCTCGTTTTTGGAATAAATTCTTAAAAGACAAAGGTTTTGCTCCAACTGAAGAACCATTCAAAAAACTGATTAATCAGGGAATGATTTTGGGAACGACAGCTTATGTTTACAGATTGGAAGGAACGAATACTTTTGTATCTAAAAATAAAATTGAAGGTCAAAATGTACAGCCAATTCGCGTTGATGTTCATTTTGTGAATTCTTCAGATGAATTAAATATCGAAAAATTCAAAGCTTGGAGAGAAGATTTTAATACTGCAGAATTTATTTTAGATGAAAACGGAAAGTATGTTGTAGGTCGTGAAGTCGAAAAAATGTCGAAATCATATTATAACGTAGTTACTCCAGATGATATTTGTAATGAATATGGAGCTGATACATTACGTTTGTACGAAATGTTTTTAGGACCATTGGAACAAGCTAAACCTTGGAATACTGCTGGAATTTCTGGAGTATTTGGTTTCTTGAAAAAATTATGGAGATTGTATTTTGATGAAAATAACGGTTTAATTGTAAATAACGACGAACCAACAAAAGACAACTTAAAATCATTACACAAAACGATCAAAAAAGTAGCTGAAGATATTGAGAGTTTCTCTTTTAATACATCAGTTTCTCAATTTATGATTTGTGTGAATGAATTGTCAACTCAAAATTGTCATTCAAGAGCAATCTTAGAACCTTTAGCAATTTTGGTTTCGCCTTACGCGCCACATATTGCTGAGGAATTATGGTCGCAATTAGGAAACACAACTTCTATTTCTGAAGTTCCTTTCCCGATTTTTGAAGCTAAACATTTGGTTGAAACCAATAAAGAATATCCAGTTTCTTTCAACGGAAAAATGCGTTTCACAATCGAATTGCCTTTGGATTTAACCAAAGAACAAATCGAAGAAATCATCATGAAAGACGAAAGAACACAAAAACAATTAGATGGTAAAACACCAAATAAAGTAATTATTGTTCCTGGTAAAATCATTAACCTGGTAGGTTAA
- a CDS encoding permease-like cell division protein FtsX has product MSSNFDKFQKRRLISSYFSVVLSVFLVLFLLGVLGLFIINSKKLANDFKEKIAMTVFFKNEANDSVIKAFNTELKRAPFARSYAYVSKEKAAKEHTDIIGEDFLTFLGENPLLNSYDIHLKADYVERDSISKIESTLRQNTMIEDIVYDKQLVNLVNDNIKKVSMWILIISGFLAIIAVLLINSSLRLSIHSNRFIIKTMQMVGATKSFIRKPFVMRSVKLGMLGAGLAIIALIALLLYVESNFPGLGILEDKALIGLVLLAVFGLGVLITWVSTHFATQRFLNLRTDDLY; this is encoded by the coding sequence ATGAGTTCTAACTTTGATAAATTTCAAAAGCGCAGGTTAATTTCCTCTTATTTTTCGGTTGTATTAAGTGTTTTCTTGGTTTTATTCCTTTTGGGAGTACTAGGATTATTCATTATCAATTCTAAAAAATTGGCAAATGATTTTAAAGAAAAAATCGCAATGACGGTTTTCTTTAAAAATGAAGCCAATGATAGTGTGATAAAAGCATTCAACACTGAATTAAAAAGGGCGCCTTTTGCAAGATCTTATGCTTATGTTTCTAAAGAAAAAGCTGCAAAAGAGCACACAGATATCATTGGAGAAGATTTCTTAACCTTTTTGGGAGAAAATCCATTATTGAATTCATATGACATTCACTTAAAAGCTGATTATGTTGAAAGAGATAGTATTTCGAAAATCGAAAGCACTCTGAGACAAAACACCATGATTGAAGATATTGTTTATGACAAACAATTGGTAAATCTGGTAAACGACAACATCAAAAAAGTAAGTATGTGGATTTTGATTATAAGCGGTTTCCTTGCGATAATTGCGGTTTTATTAATCAATAGTTCATTACGTTTATCAATTCACTCCAATCGTTTTATCATTAAAACCATGCAAATGGTTGGCGCAACAAAATCGTTTATCCGTAAACCTTTTGTAATGCGTAGCGTAAAATTAGGAATGTTAGGTGCCGGATTAGCTATCATCGCTTTAATTGCACTTTTACTTTATGTAGAATCAAATTTCCCGGGATTAGGAATCTTAGAAGATAAAGCATTAATTGGATTGGTATTATTAGCTGTATTTGGTTTAGGTGTTTTAATTACCTGGGTAAGTACACACTTTGCAACACAACGTTTCTTGAATTTAAGAACTGACGATTTATACTAA
- a CDS encoding TonB-dependent receptor — translation MKLQLYILLLFISFKSFSQAKDSIKDPDNIKKEELNEVVITASRRSEKIMRSPISIEQLKSAEAKKMGSPSIYEALENVKGVQIITPSLGFKVINTRGFANSTNVRFAQLVDGIDNQAPHLGAPIANALGANDLDIDKIEIIPGTAAALYGMNAINGLANIQTKNPFEYQGISIQQLTGVNHIGNIDRFSPKLYSQFNLRIAKAFNEKLAFKINASATGGTDWVADDRTDLAPNANASTNLYGANNPAYDEVNGYGNESANRKTLNLNGKNYVVARTGYRETDISDYDIKNYKADVGFYFRPKQGNELAVTYKTALINTIYQRSNRFRLDNYTLNQFAVDYHTPIFQVKAYATTENTGDSYNMRSLAENMDRAYKSDDKWFADYSTAYKNAITNGASVADAHKIARTSSDQGRFQPGTPAYEEKKNELVNINNWDIGAALRVKSTLVHGEGLINWDKAFSSFFEKIETKLLSGFDYRNYIIVPDGNYFINPVSASKNLTYQKTGAFTQLTKDFFQEKLRLGATIRMDKSDYFDVKFTPQFTAVYSPKETISLRASYQNGYRFPSIFEGFSNVNSGGVKRVGGLRIMSDGIFENSYTKASIDKFQSQVNSDVNTLGITQAQAIEKNKNTIQKNPYTYLQPEFVKSFEFGFKAITLNKNLFIDADFYYNSYKNFIAQVEASIPNTTDPDKIPTALYSKNTQNRYRLWTNSKSKIYNYGGSLGLKYRIDETFTALTNLTYTKLDRTDDKDGLEDGFNTPEFNVNGTLIAQNIWRNLGASATARYQTNFDYVSFLVSGTVPAYWSMDAQVNYNFRKTGLTTKLGGTNILNKPYTSILGGPSIGGLYYLSLVWESKKI, via the coding sequence ATGAAGTTACAACTTTACATATTACTGCTTTTTATAAGTTTTAAAAGCTTTTCTCAAGCAAAAGATTCTATAAAAGATCCCGATAACATTAAAAAAGAAGAATTAAATGAAGTCGTAATTACAGCTTCACGCAGATCCGAAAAAATAATGCGTTCTCCTATAAGTATCGAGCAATTAAAATCGGCGGAAGCCAAAAAAATGGGTTCGCCAAGTATTTATGAAGCGCTTGAAAATGTAAAAGGAGTTCAGATTATAACACCAAGTTTGGGTTTTAAAGTGATTAATACGAGAGGTTTTGCTAACTCAACAAACGTTCGTTTTGCACAATTGGTTGACGGAATTGATAATCAGGCGCCACATTTGGGCGCTCCAATTGCCAACGCACTTGGCGCAAATGATCTCGATATTGACAAAATAGAAATTATTCCGGGAACTGCGGCGGCTTTGTACGGAATGAACGCCATTAATGGTTTGGCAAATATTCAGACCAAAAATCCTTTTGAATATCAAGGTATCAGTATTCAGCAATTGACTGGCGTAAATCATATTGGAAATATTGATCGGTTTTCACCGAAATTATATTCGCAATTTAATTTGCGTATTGCAAAAGCTTTCAATGAAAAATTAGCTTTCAAAATAAATGCTTCAGCTACCGGAGGAACAGATTGGGTTGCAGATGACAGAACTGATTTGGCTCCAAATGCAAATGCTTCAACCAATTTATATGGAGCAAATAATCCGGCTTACGACGAAGTGAATGGTTATGGAAATGAATCGGCAAACAGAAAAACCCTGAACTTAAACGGTAAAAATTATGTTGTTGCCAGAACTGGTTATCGCGAAACTGATATTTCTGATTATGATATTAAAAACTACAAGGCTGACGTTGGGTTTTATTTCCGACCAAAACAAGGAAACGAATTAGCAGTAACTTATAAAACGGCCTTAATCAATACGATTTATCAACGTTCAAATCGTTTTAGATTAGACAATTATACTTTAAATCAATTTGCGGTTGATTATCATACGCCAATTTTCCAGGTAAAAGCTTATGCAACAACCGAAAATACCGGAGATTCATACAACATGCGTTCATTGGCAGAAAATATGGATCGCGCTTATAAATCTGACGATAAATGGTTTGCAGATTATTCAACAGCTTATAAAAACGCCATTACAAATGGAGCTTCTGTAGCTGATGCACACAAAATTGCCAGAACATCATCTGATCAAGGAAGATTTCAGCCTGGAACTCCTGCTTATGAAGAAAAGAAAAACGAATTGGTCAATATAAACAATTGGGATATTGGCGCCGCTTTACGCGTAAAATCGACTTTGGTTCACGGCGAAGGATTAATTAATTGGGACAAAGCTTTCTCTTCTTTTTTCGAAAAAATAGAAACAAAATTATTGAGTGGTTTTGATTACAGAAACTACATTATTGTTCCTGACGGAAACTATTTTATCAATCCTGTAAGTGCTTCTAAAAACTTAACGTATCAAAAAACAGGCGCTTTTACACAGTTAACTAAAGATTTCTTTCAGGAAAAATTACGTTTAGGAGCCACAATAAGAATGGACAAATCGGATTATTTTGATGTGAAATTTACTCCGCAATTTACAGCGGTTTATTCGCCAAAAGAAACTATTAGCTTGAGAGCGTCTTATCAAAACGGATATCGTTTTCCGAGTATTTTCGAAGGCTTTTCAAATGTAAATAGCGGCGGCGTTAAACGTGTTGGCGGATTACGAATTATGTCCGATGGTATTTTTGAAAACTCTTATACCAAAGCTTCGATCGATAAATTTCAGTCGCAGGTAAATAGCGATGTAAATACTCTTGGAATAACTCAGGCGCAAGCCATTGAAAAGAATAAAAATACGATTCAAAAAAATCCGTACACTTATCTGCAACCGGAATTTGTAAAATCTTTCGAATTTGGTTTTAAAGCAATTACATTAAATAAAAATCTTTTTATCGATGCTGATTTTTATTACAACTCTTATAAAAATTTCATTGCTCAAGTCGAAGCCAGTATTCCAAATACAACAGATCCTGATAAGATTCCGACAGCTTTATATTCAAAAAACACGCAAAATAGATATCGTTTATGGACTAATTCTAAAAGTAAAATTTATAATTACGGAGGAAGTTTAGGTTTGAAATATCGAATCGACGAAACTTTCACAGCGCTAACAAATTTAACGTACACCAAACTTGACAGAACTGACGATAAAGATGGCTTAGAAGACGGTTTTAATACTCCCGAATTTAATGTAAACGGAACTTTAATTGCTCAAAATATCTGGCGAAATCTTGGCGCAAGTGCAACAGCACGATATCAGACTAATTTTGATTATGTATCTTTTTTGGTTTCAGGAACTGTTCCTGCTTATTGGTCAATGGATGCGCAGGTAAATTATAATTTTAGAAAAACGGGTTTGACAACTAAATTAGGAGGAACCAATATTCTAAACAAACCTTATACTTCAATACTTGGCGGACCATCAATTGGCGGATTATATTATTTATCTTTAGTTTGGGAATCTAAGAAAATCTAA
- a CDS encoding undecaprenyl-diphosphate phosphatase has product MNTLQAIILAIIEGITEFLPVSSTGHMVIASSFMGIAKDDFTKLFEIVIQLAAILSVVVIYWKKFFDFSRIQFYIKLIIAVIPALIIGGLFKKHIEAMLETPIFIAVILLLGGVILIFVDKWFTNPTINDDVEISNKKAFLIGCYQTLAVIFPGLSRSAATIIGGMQQGLTRKTAAEFSFFLAVPTMMAATVKSIYDVYKDSPEVLSTDNLGILAIGNIVAFIVAYASIKFFIGFLTKNGFKFFGYYRIILGIALLIIHFFIHPLSVS; this is encoded by the coding sequence ATGAATACATTACAAGCTATCATTCTAGCCATTATTGAAGGAATTACAGAATTTTTACCTGTTTCTTCAACTGGTCACATGGTTATTGCGTCTTCCTTTATGGGAATTGCAAAAGACGATTTTACAAAACTTTTCGAAATAGTGATTCAATTGGCAGCAATTTTATCTGTTGTCGTTATCTATTGGAAAAAATTCTTTGACTTTAGCAGAATACAATTTTACATCAAATTAATTATTGCCGTTATTCCAGCTTTAATTATTGGTGGGCTTTTCAAAAAACATATTGAAGCAATGTTAGAAACGCCTATTTTTATTGCAGTTATACTTTTACTAGGTGGAGTTATTTTGATTTTTGTAGATAAATGGTTTACGAATCCGACTATAAATGATGACGTAGAAATAAGCAATAAAAAAGCTTTTTTAATTGGCTGCTATCAAACACTAGCCGTTATTTTTCCAGGATTAAGCCGAAGTGCTGCAACAATAATTGGTGGAATGCAACAAGGATTAACCCGAAAAACAGCAGCAGAATTTTCATTTTTCCTAGCTGTTCCAACGATGATGGCTGCAACCGTAAAAAGCATTTATGATGTTTATAAAGATTCCCCAGAAGTTTTAAGTACAGATAATTTAGGAATATTAGCTATCGGAAACATTGTTGCTTTTATAGTAGCTTACGCGTCAATAAAATTTTTCATTGGATTTCTAACTAAAAATGGCTTTAAATTTTTCGGATATTATCGTATAATTCTTGGTATTGCATTATTGATAATTCACTTTTTCATACACCCTTTATCAGTAAGCTAA